The Glycine soja cultivar W05 chromosome 6, ASM419377v2, whole genome shotgun sequence genome has a window encoding:
- the LOC114415289 gene encoding transcription factor bHLH94-like — protein MALEAVVFPQDPFAYGCNKDYLYSLVGATPTYGNFQAAEEEKVLLGIINNNIEHNLYANWDSSSTSMLQNVKEQQWDSHSSPEACTVEQSVTTPSFPPSPPPSSSVEATVTTTSRRKRRRTKSAKNKEEIENQRMTHIAVERNRRKQMNEYLAVLRSLMPSSYVQRGDQASIIGGAINFVKELEQLLQSMEGQKRTNQGKENVVGLNGTSTTTTTTPFAEFFAFPQYTTRGTTMAQNNQEQKQWAVADIEVTMVDNHANLKVLSKKQPGQIMKIVVGLQSLKLSILHLNVSTLDDMVLYSVSVKVEDGCLLNTVDEIAAAVNQLLRTIQEVTFS, from the exons ATGGCACTAGAGGCTGTGGTTTTCCCGCAAGATCCATTTGCGTATGGTTGCAACAAGGATTATTTGTACTCCTTAGTTGGAGCAACACCCACCTACGGTAATTTCCAAGCAGCGGAAGAAGAGAAAGTCCTCCTAGgaatcatcaacaacaacatagaacacaaccTTTATGCAAATTGGGATTCATCTTCTACCTCAATGTTGCAAAATGTCAAGGAACAACAATGGGATTCTCACTCCTCCCCTGAAGCATGCACCGTTGAACAATCCGTGACAACCCCTTcttttcctccttctcctcctccttcttccTCCGTGGAAGCCACCGTGACCACCACGAGCCGCCGTAAACGACGCCGCACCAAGAGCGCCAAGAACAAGGAGGAAATCGAGAACCAGAGGATGACGCACATTGCTGTTGAACGCAATCGCCGAAAACAGATGAATGAGTACTTGGCCGTGCTCCGATCCTTGATGCCTTCCTCTTATGTTCAAAGG GGTGACCAAGCCTCTATTATTGGAGGGGCCATAAACTTTGTGAAGGAGTTGGAGCAGCTTTTGCAGTCGATGGAGGGCCAAAAGAGAACGAACCAAGGGAAAGAGAATGTTGTTGGGTTAAATGGGACgtcgacaacaacaacaacaacaccctTTGCTGAGTTCTTCGCGTTTCCTCAATACACGACACGTGGTACGACGATGGCACAGAACAACCAGGAGCAGAAACAGTGGGCCGTAGCAGACATTGAAGTGACCATGGTGGATAACCATGCCAATCTAAAGGTACTATCAAAGAAACAACCTGGGCAGATTATGAAGATCGTTGTTGGGCTTCAAAGTCTCAAGCTCAGCATTCTCCACCTTAATGTTTCCACTCTTGATGATATGGTCCTTTACTCAGTTAGCGTCAAG GTAGAGGACGGGTGTCTGCTGAACACGGTGGATGAAATTGCGGCTGCAGTGAATCAACTATTACGCACAATCCAAGAAGTTACTTTCAGCTGA
- the LOC114415287 gene encoding RING-H2 finger protein ATL11-like, whose product MTTLTHSNFHHDLLLLFYFFLLTEFPSPLTAQLPDTLTPPSPQQQEDRFARLKFDKSMAIVLVILVAVFFVLGFLSVYTRQCAERRMRGRFDISISISRRQRGLDREIIETFPTFVYSTVKSLKLGRATLECAVCLNEFEEVETLRFIPNCSHVFHSECIDAWLANHSTCPVCRANLFPKPDDPSFDPIQIPDPEQPVISSPTRAETGGSNPRSPNLIDQNPTSRSRSTGFRIAGWFPRSHSTGHSLVQPGENCERFTLHLPEEVRNQLMLSRTKSCGVGVTFTRENSERRGYRARSVGSSLSPHVRGWFSVKDDVGERSSDRLFSTSTRDSEV is encoded by the coding sequence ATGACCACTCTCACACACTCCAATTTCCACCAtgaccttcttcttcttttctatttttttctcctcACAGAATTTCCGTCGCCGCTCACCGCGCAGCTTCCGGACACGCTAACTCCGCCGTCTCCGCAGCAGCAGGAGGACCGTTTTGCGAGGCTGAAGTTCGACAAATCCATGGCCATCGTTCTGGTGATCCTCGTGGCGGTGTTCTTCGTCCTAGGGTTCCTCTCCGTGTACACTCGCCAGTGCGCGGAGCGCAGGATGCGAGGGAGGTTCGACATCTCCATCTCCATCTCGCGCCGGCAACGCGGCCTGGACCGCGAAATCATCGAAACGTTCCCAACGTTCGTGTACTCCACCGTAAAGAGCCTCAAGTTAGGGCGCGCCACGCTAGAATGCGCCGTGTGCCTCAACGAGTTCGAGGAGGTCGAAACGCTGCGTTTCATCCCAAATTGCAGCCACGTGTTCCACTCCGAGTGCATCGACGCGTGGCTCGCCAATCACTCCACTTGTCCCGTGTGTCGCGCCAATCTTTTTCCCAAACCTGATGACCCGTCTTTTGATCCTATCCAAATTCCGGATCCGGAACAACCCGTTATATCATCACCGACCCGAGCCGAAACTGGGGGCTCTAATCCTCGTTCTCCGAATTTGATTGATCAGAACCCTACGTCGCGGTCAAGGTCAACGGGTTTTCGTATCGCGGGGTGGTTTCCGCGGTCTCACTCGACGGGTCACTCGCTGGTTCAACCCGGGGAGAATTGTGAACGGTTTACGCTGCATTTGCCTGAGGAAGTGCGGAACCAGCTTATGCTGAGTCGCACCAAGAGTTGCGGCGTGGGCGTGACGTTCACGCGCGAGAACAGTGAAAGGAGGGGTTATAGGGCGAGGAGCGTTGGTAGTAGCCTCAGCCCTCACGTGAGGGGGTGGTTTTCTGTGAAGGATGATGTCGGGGAAAGGTCTTCGGATCGGTTATTCTCCACGTCGACAAGGGATAGTGAGGTTTAG
- the LOC114415286 gene encoding putative clathrin assembly protein At4g40080, protein MAQQKRLRGLAQNLKDKASVIAAALSTKRHLSSVRVHVLRATTHALAAPPSEETISAVLAVGHGGSHRHPRACIDTLMDRLHTTRSATVALKCLYTLHNVVVKGPFVLKDQLSCYPSYGGHNFLNLSTFRDVSDLESLELSSWVRWYAAVLEQTLTVSRILGYYLNDSCESQEKKKTLVVSNASNADLLYKLEVLVGFVEQISHVPDSLHLQRNELVYEVVRLVGENYRSVQGEIFLRVEELGERIMEDFDVGELNELVGYLGRLEESREKLLLLFVNRRKNNGFWELVEKTKGKGVAKKKEIEGKWLAVVVSGNAAELTRSTNPFLDPGQQLSPVPRLSFATVR, encoded by the coding sequence ATGGCCCAGCAAAAGCGGTTAAGAGGTCTGGCTCAAAACCTCAAAGACAAAGCCTCGGTGATCGCCGCAGCGCTATCCACCAAGCGTCACCTCTCCTCCGTCCGTGTCCACGTGCTCCGCGCCACCACGCATGCCCTCGCGGCACCACCCTCCGAGGAAACAATTTCTGCTGTCCTCGCGGTCGGGCACGGCGGCTCCCACCGTCATCCGCGCGCGTGCATCGACACTCTCATGGACCGCCTCCACACCACGCGCAGTGCCACCGTGGCACTCAAATGCCTCTACACTCTCCACAACGTCGTCGTAAAGGGACCCTTCGTATTGAAAGACCAACTATCTTGTTACCCTTCTTACGGTGGCCACAATTTTCTTAACCTCTCCACCTTCCGAGACGTCTCGGACTTGGAATCGCTCGAACTCAGTTCTTGGGTGCGCTGGTACGCCGCCGTACTGGAACAGACCTTAACCGTTTCAAGAATCTTAGGTTATTACTTGAACGATTCTTGTGAAtcccaagaaaaaaagaagacttTGGTTGTTTCGAACGCGTCGAATGCGGATTTGTTGTATAAGTTGGAGGTTCTCGTGGGTTTCGTCGAACAAATAAGCCACGTGCCTGATTCGTTGCACCTTCAGAGGAACGAGTTGGTGTACGAGGTTGTGAGATTGGTCGGGGAGAATTATAGGAGCGTTCAAGGTGAGATTTTTTTGCGTGTTGAGGAGCTTGGGGAAAGAATAATGGAGGATTTTGATGTGGGTGAGTTGAACGAGTTGGTGGGGTATTTGGGGAGATTGGAAGAGAGTCGTGAAAAGTTGTTGCTTTTGTTTGTGAATAGAAGAAAGAATAATGGGTTTTGGGAATTGGTTGAGAAGACGAAGGGGAAGGGTGTGGCGAAGAAGAAGGAGATTGAAGGGAAGTGGCTCGCGGTGGTGGTGAGTGGCAACGCCGCCGAGTTGACTCGGTCCACGAACCCGTTTCTTGACCCGGGGCAACAACTCAGTCCGGTCCCCCGGTTAAGTTTTGCAACGGTAAGGTGA